One window from the genome of Acidimicrobiales bacterium encodes:
- a CDS encoding DNA-processing protein DprA, with product MTSTGVLTGEERHGAALAALGSSPATLRRFLDGYTPVAAWEAIAAGRHRADPDRRYRHKATSDTLDAVAALCARTDIAVRVLGCPGYPGALAADHQAPAVLFVRGDVDVLEGRPRVALVGTRAATPYGLGVAAELGRDLASAGVVVVSGLARGIDAAAHAGVLGAEAGAPPVGVVGTSLDTPAQGARATLHAAVAARGALLSEVPPGGPSARWWFAVRNRVMAALAHVVVVVECHHRGGSLHTVDAAEQRGVTVAAVPGSVRSPASAGSNRLIADGAVLVRDAQDVLTAIELAIASDSGIAPPGRRGAHGRRVAGAAARPALSAVARRVRRAIDHDPATLESIVKRCGLAIGEVSLALEQLAEAGLAVGVLGWWSRPR from the coding sequence GTGACGTCGACCGGCGTGCTCACCGGCGAGGAGCGTCACGGCGCCGCCCTGGCGGCGCTGGGATCGTCGCCCGCGACCCTTCGGCGGTTCCTCGACGGCTACACGCCGGTGGCGGCGTGGGAAGCCATCGCCGCCGGCCGCCACCGCGCCGACCCCGATCGCCGCTATCGCCACAAGGCCACTTCCGACACCCTCGACGCCGTGGCCGCCCTCTGCGCCCGGACCGACATCGCGGTGCGCGTCCTCGGCTGCCCCGGGTACCCTGGCGCGCTGGCCGCCGACCACCAGGCGCCAGCCGTGCTCTTCGTGCGGGGGGACGTCGACGTGCTCGAGGGCCGTCCGCGCGTGGCTCTCGTGGGGACGCGGGCGGCCACCCCCTACGGGCTGGGTGTGGCCGCCGAGCTCGGACGCGACCTGGCGAGCGCGGGCGTCGTGGTGGTGTCGGGCCTCGCCCGCGGGATCGATGCTGCCGCCCACGCCGGGGTGCTCGGCGCCGAGGCCGGCGCCCCCCCGGTCGGGGTCGTCGGGACGTCGCTCGACACCCCCGCGCAGGGCGCCCGGGCGACGTTGCACGCCGCCGTCGCCGCCCGCGGCGCGCTGCTGTCGGAGGTCCCGCCCGGCGGCCCCAGCGCCCGGTGGTGGTTCGCCGTCCGCAATCGCGTGATGGCGGCCCTGGCCCACGTCGTGGTGGTGGTCGAGTGCCACCACCGCGGTGGGTCGCTGCACACCGTGGACGCCGCCGAGCAGCGCGGCGTCACCGTGGCGGCCGTCCCGGGCTCGGTGCGCAGCCCGGCGTCGGCGGGGTCGAACCGCTTGATCGCCGACGGGGCCGTGCTCGTGCGCGACGCCCAGGACGTGCTCACCGCCATCGAGCTCGCCATCGCCTCCGACTCCGGGATCGCCCCGCCGGGCCGGCGCGGTGCGCACGGCCGCCGGGTGGCGGGTGCTGCGGCCCGACCCGCCCTGAGCGCGGTGGCCCGGCGGGTGCGGCGGGCGATCGACCACGACCCGGCGACGCTCGAGTCCATCGTCAAGCGCTGCGGGCTCGCCATCGGCGAGGTCTCGCTCGCCCTGGAGCAGCTCGCCGAGGCCGGCCTGGCGGTCGGGGTGCTCGGGTGGTGGTCGCGGCCGCGCTGA
- a CDS encoding YifB family Mg chelatase-like AAA ATPase codes for MLACIPSATLQGVDGRPVSVEVHVSSGLPGFTVVGLPDAAVRESRDRVRAALLSSKLPWPARRVTVNLAPSGIRKSGAGLDLAIAVGLLVAAEALPAGCVEGTGFLGELGLDGSVRPVPGIVSLVAAISGGRVVVPAGAAAEARLVAGDRVRPASTVAGLVDSLRDRAPWPAPPPPAGGRPDTGVVPDLCDVRGQRVARRALEIAAAGGHHLLMVGPPGSGKTMLATRLAGILPPLTAAEALEVLRIHSAAGVAVADGAFPIRPPFRAPHHGATDVALVGGGSPWLRPGEVSLAHAGVLFLDELGEFPAMVLDALRQPLEEHVIRVRRARAGADLPARVLLVGAMNPCPCGDGALPGSCRCTDVMRQRYLRRLSAPLLDRFDLAIPLERPDVDELLGGPPGESSAAVAARVRAVRDVAAARGVRCSADIPLHALDGLIPLSPDAAALLERRVRAGALSARGLHRVRRVARTIADLDGVEGPVGTNEVAEALNLRTARSLLVPGARP; via the coding sequence ATGCTCGCCTGTATCCCCTCGGCCACCCTGCAGGGTGTCGACGGCCGCCCCGTGTCGGTGGAGGTGCACGTCTCCTCCGGCCTGCCCGGGTTCACGGTCGTCGGCCTGCCCGACGCCGCCGTGCGCGAGTCGCGCGACCGCGTCCGGGCCGCGCTGCTGTCGAGCAAGCTGCCGTGGCCGGCCCGCCGCGTCACGGTGAACCTGGCGCCGTCGGGCATCCGGAAGTCGGGCGCCGGCCTCGACCTGGCCATCGCCGTCGGCCTCCTCGTGGCGGCCGAGGCGTTGCCCGCCGGGTGCGTCGAGGGCACCGGGTTCCTCGGCGAGCTCGGGCTCGACGGGTCGGTCCGACCGGTCCCGGGGATCGTGTCGCTGGTGGCGGCCATCTCCGGAGGGCGCGTCGTGGTCCCGGCCGGGGCGGCCGCTGAGGCGCGGCTCGTGGCCGGCGACCGGGTCCGGCCCGCGTCTACCGTGGCCGGGCTGGTGGACTCCTTGCGGGACCGGGCCCCGTGGCCGGCCCCACCGCCGCCCGCCGGGGGGCGGCCCGACACCGGCGTCGTGCCCGACCTGTGCGACGTCCGGGGGCAACGGGTGGCGCGCCGCGCCCTCGAGATCGCCGCCGCCGGCGGCCACCACCTGCTCATGGTGGGGCCGCCCGGGTCCGGCAAGACGATGCTCGCCACGCGCCTTGCCGGGATCCTGCCACCGTTGACCGCGGCGGAGGCGCTCGAGGTCCTCCGTATCCACTCCGCCGCCGGCGTGGCGGTCGCCGACGGCGCCTTCCCGATCCGGCCGCCGTTCCGGGCGCCGCACCACGGCGCCACCGACGTCGCGCTGGTCGGGGGCGGCTCACCGTGGTTGCGCCCCGGCGAGGTCTCGCTGGCGCACGCCGGGGTCCTCTTCCTCGACGAGCTCGGCGAGTTCCCGGCGATGGTCCTCGACGCCCTGCGCCAGCCACTCGAGGAGCACGTCATCCGCGTGCGACGGGCACGAGCCGGCGCCGACCTGCCGGCGCGCGTCCTCCTCGTCGGCGCCATGAACCCGTGTCCCTGCGGCGACGGGGCGCTCCCGGGCTCGTGCCGCTGCACCGACGTCATGCGTCAGCGCTACCTCCGCCGTCTCTCCGCGCCGCTGCTCGACCGCTTCGACCTGGCCATCCCGCTCGAGCGCCCTGACGTGGACGAGCTGCTGGGGGGCCCGCCGGGTGAGTCCTCGGCCGCAGTGGCGGCACGCGTCCGGGCCGTGCGCGACGTCGCCGCGGCGCGCGGCGTGCGGTGCAGTGCGGACATCCCCCTCCACGCCCTCGACGGGCTCATCCCGCTCTCGCCCGACGCCGCGGCCCTGCTGGAGCGGCGCGTGCGGGCCGGCGCGCTGTCGGCACGCGGGCTGCACCGTGTGCGCCGCGTGGCGCGGACCATCGCCGACCTCGACGGCGTCGAGGGGCCGGTGGGGACCAACGAGGTGGCCGAGGCCCTCAACCTCCGGACGGCCCGGTCGCTGTTGGTGCCCGGAGCGCGCCCGTGA